The following coding sequences are from one Nicotiana tabacum cultivar K326 chromosome 1, ASM71507v2, whole genome shotgun sequence window:
- the LOC107806632 gene encoding uncharacterized protein LOC107806632 codes for MGSSLFWYENWTGLGALYFLVPQDFGIDENVQNVHDVTLDGEWDVDRIFEVLPEELAVHILEKIKPPSTMRVLDRPFWMMETTGYFRVKSAWEYTRRRDEPRKAYTMIWVKGMPFKTAFFMWKVWKAKLPLDDFLKRVGYCMPSKCWCCVQPDEESLQHLFFRSETTKTIWKYFLSRAGIDVEGLTLHQAITKCWTAKVCLRLKPVMQALPSCVVWELWKRRNSMKYGEGVTTSRVIYQVSSHLQALVKVRKPGMDVVPHKWQDLLARMENFTHKLKGDIVKSVGKEIEETTNTVAEAKAMVEALRFCRFQHYSHVWLQTDSMVLKKIMDGIWKPPWIISEQIEEMMQLMNEGNYTVTHIHREGNKLADHLANYALDHGEIECQHFWHLDEKGRRLVNEDKMQCPSLRVKVDRR; via the exons ATGGGATCCTCACTATTTTGGTATGAAAACTGGACAGGTCTTGGGGCACTATATTTTTTAGTGCCTCAGGACTTTGGCATTGATGAAAATGTACAAAATGTACATGATGTTACCTTAGATGGTGAGTGGGATGTGGACAGGATTTTTGAAGTACTTCCTGAAGAGTTAGCAGTACACATTCTGGAGAAAATCAAACCACCTTCGACAATGAGGGTTCTTGATAGGCCTTTTTGGATGATGGAAACAACAGGATATTTCAGAGTTAAGTCAGCATGGGAGTATACGAGAAGAAGAGACGAACCAAGAAAAGCTTATACAATGATTTGGGTAAAGGGAATGCCTTTTAAAACAGCATTTTTCATGTGGAAAGTGTGGAAAGCAAAGTTACCTTTAGATGATTTCTTGAAAAGGGTAGGTTACTGCATGCCATCTAAATGTTGGTGTTGTGTACAACCTGACGAGGAATCTCTTCAGCACTTGTTTTTTAGATCAGAAACTACAAAGACAATTTGGAAGTATTTTCTATCGAGGGCAGGAATTGATGTGGAAGGACTTACACTGCACCAAGCAATCACAAAATGCTGGACTGCAAAAGTATGCTTAAGATTAAAACCGGTAATGCAAGCACTCCCCTCATGCGTAGTCTGGGAActttggaaaagaagaaatagtatGAAGTATGGGGAAGGGGTGACAACTAGCAGGGTGATTTATCAAGTTTCATCACATCTACAGGCATTGGTGAAAGTGAGAAAGCCTGGGATGGACGTGGTACCTCACAAATGGCAAGATCTATTAGCTAGGATGGAAAATTTCACTCATAAACTTAAG GGTGACATAGTCAAGTCAGTAGGGAAAGAGATAGAGGAGACAACAAACACAGTAGCTGAAGCGAAGGCCATGGTAGAAGCACTAAGGTTCTGCAGATTTCAACATTACTCTCATGTATGGCTCCAAACTGACTCAATGGTATTAAAAAAGATAATGGATGGGATATGgaaaccaccatggatcataTCTGAGCAGATAGAGGAAATGATGCAACTAATGAATGAGGGCAATTACACAGTTACTCATATTCACAGGGAGGGCAACAAGTTGGCTGATCATTTGGCTAATTATGCTTTAGATCATGGTGAAATAGAATGTCAACATTTCTGGCATCTAGATGAAAAGGGAAGGAGGTTGGTTAATGAAGATAAGATGCAATGTCCAAGTCTAAGGGTGAAGGTGGACAGGAGATAA